Genomic DNA from Rubripirellula tenax:
TCTCGGTTGCTGGCGGCCGTGTTCAGCTTAGCTTCGAGGTCCTTGATCCGAGCTTCGCGAGTCGCCAACTGCAATTGTTTTTCGTCAGATGCGATCTTGGCCGTCTTCACCGCCGATCGAGCCATAGCGACTGCTTCGGCCGCTTTTGCCACCATGCCCTCGCCAGCCTTGATTTGCCGCGGTCCTCGTTCGATCCGCGACGTCAGGTCCGTTCGCTGGCGGTGGATCCGGTGCAACGTGCGAAGAAGTTCGGTGCTGATTTCAATTTTCGATGCGCTGGACATTTATCGGACCGTCGGGGGTGTTTCGCTTTCGCTCTGCGTCTCAGCATATCGGAAAGTGGCAAAATAAGGTATCAGCCGACGTCGGGATCTCGAACGCGACCCCGGACCGACCGAATTCCCGTCCGGCGAATGGTAGCGAAACAAGTCGCGGGATTCGCTACGCTATTCAAAAGTGATTTTTGCATTTCTAAGATGGGAATTTCGAGTGAACGGTTGGCTCATTGCGTTGGCGGTATCCGCCGCAGTCTTTTTCGCGTTGGTTGCTTTAGCGATCATCTCTCCCCGGCGGTTCGTGCGTTTGCCGTTCAACATTCTGCTCTCGCTGCTTTATCGCAAGCGGATCTTCGGGCTCGAAAATCTTCCAACCGACGGCGGTTGTCTTGTCATCAGCAACCACGTTTCCTGGATCGACGGAATCTTGATCCTGTGGATGTTGCCGCGGAACGTTCGATTCATCGTCGATGGGGCCAACTTTTCATCTTCGATTGGGACCTATTTGGGGAACGCCTTCGATACGATTTTCATGATGTCACAAATCAAGTCGATCGGCAGGGCCATCAAGGCTGGCCGAGAAGCAATCGTCGACGGCGATGTCGTGGGTGTCTTTCCCGAGGGAACGATCAGCCGAACGGGACAACTGCAGGCGTTCAAGCCTGGCATTACCAAGATCATCAAGGGCACCGACGCCCCGGTTGTCCCGATGTGGATGGACGGGATGTGGGGCAGCATCTTCAGTTTTTCCGGTGGCAAGTTCTTTTACAAATGGCCGAAACAGTTTCGTCGAACGTTGACGTTGTATATCGACAAGCCGGTGCCGGCGGATACGCCGCTGGAAATCCTTCGCACCCGCGTTCAAGCCCTTGGCGCTCGTGCGACGATCGATCATCGGTCCCAGCTTCCGATTCTGGCAAAAGGGATGATCCGCGTTTGCCGTCGCCGTGGTGGCCAAATGCAGGCCGCCGATTCGATGGGCACCGAGGTCTCCGGTCGCGAGATGCTGATTCGTATCTTGGCGCTGCGACGAACGTTACGCCGCGAAGTCTTTTCCGATGACGAAAAGTACGTCGGTGTCTTGCTTCCACCGAGTGTCGGTGGCGTGATTGTGAACATCGCATTGGCGATGGACCAACGAATTTCGGCGAATTTGAATTACACGGTCAGCAGTGATGTGATGAACCACTGCATTGCCGAAGTCGGCATCAAACACGTTTTAACCAGCGAACGATTTCTGTCGAAATTGGACGTCAAAATAGACGCCGAAGTCATACTGCTGGACACCTTGAAGGATAAAGTTACCAAGCTAGACAAGGCGATCGCATTCATTCAAGCGACCGTGGTCCCGGCGTCTTTACTTGACCGCATCCTCGGACTATCGAACGTCGACGGCGACGACATTCTGACGATCATCTTTACCAGCGGTTCGACGGGGATGCCCAAGGGCGTCTTACTCAGCAACGCCAACATCAGTCACAACGTCGACGCCATTGAACGGGCGGTAAAGTTGGACATGAACGATACCGTCCTTGGCGTGCTGCCGTTCTTCCATTCATTCGGATACAGCGTCACGCTGTGGGGCGCGATGTCGTTGGGGCCGCGAGGCATTTACCATTTCAATCCGCTCGATTCGAAACAGATCGGAAAACTAGCCGAAAAGTATGGCGTGACGGTGCTGCTTGCCACGCCGACTTTCCTTCGCGGCTATTTGCGACGGGTTACACCCGAACAATTTTCGAAGCTGGACGTTGTTGTCGTCGGTGCCGAAAAGATGCCAGCGGAGTTGTTCGAATCGTTCGAAAAAAAGTTTGGTGTACGGCCGGTCGAGGGTTACGGCGCGACAGAGTTGAGCCCGCTGGTATCGGTCAATATCCCGCCGTCGCGATCGTCAGCCGCTCATCAAGCCGATCGCGTCGAAGGATCAGTCGGGAGACCGCTTCCGGGGGTTTCTGCGCGTGTCGTTTCGCCCGATTCCGGCGACGAATTGCGAGCGGGCGAGGACGGCATGTTGATGGTCACTGGCCCCAACGTGATGCGCGGTTACGCGAACCAAGAAGAGATGACGGGCAAGGCCATTCAAGACGGATGGTATGTCACCGGCGACATCGCCAACGTCGATGACCAAGGGTTCATTCACATCACCGGTCGATTGAGCCGGTTTTCAAAGATTGGCGGCGAGATGGTGCCGCATGTTCGCATCGAAGAAGAGTTGTCGCGATTGTTCTGTGAAGGCGATGATGACGAAACGCTAAGGATATGCGTGACCGCGGTGCCGGACGCAAAGAAGGGCGAACGTTTGATTGTCCTGCACGTCCCAACGACGAAGGAAATCGACGATATCCGCAAAGGACTCAGCGAAGCCGGTCTACCCAACCTGTTCATCCCCGGCCGCGACGGCTTCATCGAAGTCGAAGCGATCCCAATGCTCGGCACCGGAAAGCTGGATCTAAAAGCCGCGAAAGACGTCGCGGCAAGTCTGGCGACGTCGGCTGGGGCAAGCGACGGTGATGACTAGCCGCCTGCCGCTACTCAACTTTCGGTTAAGGGCGTTGCGGAAGTGAAGTTGGGGCTATTTAGAAAAGAAGTGTCTTTCCGTAGCGACCTCGGAACTGAAGGAAGTCCGATCCGTCAACTTTGCTGTCCAAATTGAAATTGAAGGCTCGCCGATATCCCACGTTCCCGACCGATTTATTGTACGCACCTCGGAAGAACAAGAAGTCGCTTCCGTCTACGTCTCGGTCACCATCGATATCTCCGTAGTATCGGAAGAACTTATCGGTAGCCTCATTTCCGAAGATGAAGTCATCACCTGCAACGCCATCTTGATTGGCATCGAGACCCAAGCCATTTGCAGAGACAATTTTCGATGCGTCAACACTCAGTTCGTAGTTGCCATCGATCAGTGACCCAAAAGTCACGAACGATCCTGAGAATGAAATCGTGAACACGCGAGACGTTGCCGATGAAAGCGGCGCGATAACCGTCCCGACAATACTTCCGGGGGTTTCTCGTCGACTGACCGTGATTGCGCCTGCTTGCAATTGCACGTCGGTGTCAAATTCGATTTGGATTGATTCAACCCTCGACCGCTGGGTACTACCATCGTTGATCAGTACGTCGGATTTGCTGATCTCCACTAGATTCGTTACATCCACGACAAACGATTTGTCTAACGACAGCATCGTTAGGTCGGTTACACGTATCTGCGTGGAGTAAGATGACTGCGTTTCGTAGTCGATCACTTGCCCGGATCGCAGGCGAAGCTCGTTTCCGACGATCGTGAACTTGTCATTGTCGCCGTAACCTTCGACAAGGGTGAACGTGTGACTGTCGTCTGGCGTAGTATCGATCGCCGATAGACTTCCGACGAACAGGTCTCCGCCCACAGTGCTGGTATTCTCGACGAGCGTTGATCCCACAAACTGGATGTCCGTCGGCGCGGGTGTGGGGATGATGGTCCCGCCGATCGACATTCCATTCAAATAGGTTTCTT
This window encodes:
- a CDS encoding AMP-binding protein, yielding MNGWLIALAVSAAVFFALVALAIISPRRFVRLPFNILLSLLYRKRIFGLENLPTDGGCLVISNHVSWIDGILILWMLPRNVRFIVDGANFSSSIGTYLGNAFDTIFMMSQIKSIGRAIKAGREAIVDGDVVGVFPEGTISRTGQLQAFKPGITKIIKGTDAPVVPMWMDGMWGSIFSFSGGKFFYKWPKQFRRTLTLYIDKPVPADTPLEILRTRVQALGARATIDHRSQLPILAKGMIRVCRRRGGQMQAADSMGTEVSGREMLIRILALRRTLRREVFSDDEKYVGVLLPPSVGGVIVNIALAMDQRISANLNYTVSSDVMNHCIAEVGIKHVLTSERFLSKLDVKIDAEVILLDTLKDKVTKLDKAIAFIQATVVPASLLDRILGLSNVDGDDILTIIFTSGSTGMPKGVLLSNANISHNVDAIERAVKLDMNDTVLGVLPFFHSFGYSVTLWGAMSLGPRGIYHFNPLDSKQIGKLAEKYGVTVLLATPTFLRGYLRRVTPEQFSKLDVVVVGAEKMPAELFESFEKKFGVRPVEGYGATELSPLVSVNIPPSRSSAAHQADRVEGSVGRPLPGVSARVVSPDSGDELRAGEDGMLMVTGPNVMRGYANQEEMTGKAIQDGWYVTGDIANVDDQGFIHITGRLSRFSKIGGEMVPHVRIEEELSRLFCEGDDDETLRICVTAVPDAKKGERLIVLHVPTTKEIDDIRKGLSEAGLPNLFIPGRDGFIEVEAIPMLGTGKLDLKAAKDVAASLATSAGASDGDD